From Miscanthus floridulus cultivar M001 chromosome 15, ASM1932011v1, whole genome shotgun sequence, the proteins below share one genomic window:
- the LOC136508913 gene encoding NDR1/HIN1-like protein 10 translates to MSGSGGRSREKTCCGSCCTLLVSLGVVVLIYWAIFQPHQIRARVDYAELSNLTVSNASSSAAAVAVSYHVAVNLSLYNPSKRVNIYYDTLDAELRYRGAVLSPAATATAAASPAEFYQRRKSAQVVSLVFDGKGVAVPGGDDVGRQLEGEVKAGVNLGLELNVDARVRYVFGSIKIRQKPTVWCALSIPVPSVPGGMGILGSGDRCWVKYR, encoded by the coding sequence ATGTCCGGCAGCGGCGGTCGCAGCCGCGAGAAGACGTGCTGCGGCAGCTGCTGCACGCTGCTCGTCTCCCTGGGCGTCGTCGTGCTCATCTACTGGGCCATCTTCCAGCCGCACCAGATACGCGCCCGCGTGGACTACGCCGAGCTCTCCAACCTCACCGTCTCCAacgcctcctcctccgccgccgccgtcgcggtgTCCTACCACGTCGCCGTGAACCTGAGCCTGTACAACCCCAGCAAGCGCGTCAACATCTACTACGACACCCTGGACGCGGAGCTCCGGTACCGCGGCGCCGTCCTGAGCCCGGCCGCGACCGCGACCGCGGCTGCGTCCCCCGCCGAGTTCTACCAGCGCCGGAAGTCCGCGCAGGTGGTGAGCCTCGTGTTCGACGGGAAGGGCGTCGCCGTCCCCGGCGGCGACGACGTCGGGAGGCAGCTGGAGGGCGAGGTGAAGGCCGGCGTGAACCTGGGCCTGGAGCTCAACGTCGACGCGCGGGTGAGGTACGTGTTCGGGAGCATCAAGATACGGCAGAAGCCGACGGTCTGGTGCGCGCTCAGCATCCCCGTCCCGTCGGTGCCGGGCGGCATGGGCATTCTTGGCTCCGGCGACCGGTGCTGGGTCAAGTACCGGTGA